One window of Manihot esculenta cultivar AM560-2 chromosome 17, M.esculenta_v8, whole genome shotgun sequence genomic DNA carries:
- the LOC110605293 gene encoding uncharacterized zinc finger CCHC domain-containing protein At4g19190 isoform X1, with protein MEGEEGGGIRLSKRFNDNKNGSEVDYKTKAGTAWSHSYLNQKPWHPLSYPNQRRKWIAEQTHAQRQRRAEEVSREYAQEQEFFRQTALISKKEKEKIEMMKAVSFMYVRPPGYNAESAKAAEIADERKRDEEENTFQHPPAEGASSTMLPESIPSRDHLGEEKKKPRPKDVFGRPVPTEEEFEVLKNAPRLETGVAARVKPFGIEVRNVKCLRCGNYGHQSGDRECPLKDAIMPNEESRLKRDDPLTAIMAQMDPTEPLKWELKQKPGMSPPRGGFNPDDPNQQIVAEDIFDEYGGFLGGDIPQLLTNFSPKKSRKKSKRHKHKRDSSPSREFRAPRESGLSSPSSDQERRSKKSKMKKKLNHSESSPFDDLNFDGDSKKSRHIYYNSSENSDGDRQNWSKRSRYKHYYSSEEYGGDRHQKSKKSRHKHSYSSEDPGSDRHRSKKNRQKHSNLSEESDADGHHRSKNSRMKQRSSFEHSPVDRHHKREKKQKQSYQHSYDYSDSDKHRKSKHRPHHHR; from the exons atggAAGGAGAGGAAGGAGGAGGGATAAGGCTGAGCAAGAGATTCAATGATAACAAGAATGGTAGTGAGGTTGATTACAAAACCAAAGCTGGTACTGCTTGGAGCCATTCTTATCTCAACCAGAAGCCTTGGCATCCCCTCTCCTATCCTAACCAACGCCGCAAGTGGATCGCTGAACAGACCCACGCTCAGCGCCAACGTCGCGCCGAAGAAGTTTCCCGCGAG TATGCTCAAGAGCAGGAATTCTTCCGCCAGACAGCCCTTATCTCCaagaaagagaaggaaaag ATAGAGATGATGAAAGCTGTTAGCTTCATGTATGTTCGCCCACCTGGTTATAATGCTGAAAGTGCCAAGGCTGCAGAGATTGCTGACGAGAGGAAAAGAGACGAAGAGGAAAATACTTTTCAGCACCCACCAGCGGAGGGAGCCTCCTCTAcaat GCTTCCAGAATCAATTCCTAGCAGAGATCACTtgggagaagaaaagaagaaaccaAGGCCTAAAGATGTTTTTGGTCGCCCTGTTCCAACTGAAGAAGAATTTGAAGTCCTCAAAAATGCTCCACG ACTGGAAACAGGTGTTGCTGCAAGGGTGAAGCCATTTGGAATTGAAGTACGTAACGTAAAATGCTTAAGATGTGGTAACTATGGTCACCAAAGTGGAGATCGCGAATGTCCATTGAAAGATGCTATAATGCCTAATGAAGAGAGTAGATTAAAAAGAGATGATCCCTTGACTGCTATCATGGCTCAAATGGATCCTACTGAG CCGTTAAAGTGGGAGCTGAAGCAAAAACCAGGTATGAGCCCTCCTCGTGGTGGTTTCAATCCAGATGATCCTAATCAGCAAATTGTTGCTGAGGATATATTTGATGAATATGGAG GGTTTCTCGGTGGTGATATACCTCAGTTGCTGACCAACTTTTCCCCAAAGAAATCTAGGAAGAAGTCAAAAAGGCACAAACACAAGAGGGATTCATCACCAAGTAGAGAATTTAGGGCTCCTCGAGAAAGTGGGTTATCATCACCCTCCAGTGATCAAGAGAGGAGATCAAAGAAGTCTAAGATGAAGAAGAAGCTGAACCATTCTGAGTCAAGTCCATTTGATGATCTGAACTTTGATGGGGATTCCAAGAAGAGCAGACACATATATTATAACTCATCTGAAAATTCTGATGGGGATAGGCAGAATTGGAGTAAAAGGAGCAGGTATAAACATTATTATTCTTCTGAAGAGTATGGTGGGGACAGGCATCAGAAGAGTAAAAAGAGCAGACATAAACATTCTTATTCATCTGAAGATCCTGGAAGCGACAGGCATCGGAGTAAAAAGAACAGGCAAAAGCATTCCAATTTGTCTGAAGAATCTGATGCTGATGGGCATCACAGAAGTaaaaactcaaggatgaagcagCGATCTTCATTTGAACATTCCCCAGTTGATAGGCATCACAAAAGggaaaagaagcagaagcaatCTTATCAACATTCATATGATTATTCAGATTCTGACAAGCATCGGAAAAGTAAACACCGTCCTCACCATCATCGTTGA
- the LOC110605293 gene encoding uncharacterized zinc finger CCHC domain-containing protein At4g19190 isoform X2 yields MMKAVSFMYVRPPGYNAESAKAAEIADERKRDEEENTFQHPPAEGASSTMLPESIPSRDHLGEEKKKPRPKDVFGRPVPTEEEFEVLKNAPRLETGVAARVKPFGIEVRNVKCLRCGNYGHQSGDRECPLKDAIMPNEESRLKRDDPLTAIMAQMDPTEPLKWELKQKPGMSPPRGGFNPDDPNQQIVAEDIFDEYGGFLGGDIPQLLTNFSPKKSRKKSKRHKHKRDSSPSREFRAPRESGLSSPSSDQERRSKKSKMKKKLNHSESSPFDDLNFDGDSKKSRHIYYNSSENSDGDRQNWSKRSRYKHYYSSEEYGGDRHQKSKKSRHKHSYSSEDPGSDRHRSKKNRQKHSNLSEESDADGHHRSKNSRMKQRSSFEHSPVDRHHKREKKQKQSYQHSYDYSDSDKHRKSKHRPHHHR; encoded by the exons ATGATGAAAGCTGTTAGCTTCATGTATGTTCGCCCACCTGGTTATAATGCTGAAAGTGCCAAGGCTGCAGAGATTGCTGACGAGAGGAAAAGAGACGAAGAGGAAAATACTTTTCAGCACCCACCAGCGGAGGGAGCCTCCTCTAcaat GCTTCCAGAATCAATTCCTAGCAGAGATCACTtgggagaagaaaagaagaaaccaAGGCCTAAAGATGTTTTTGGTCGCCCTGTTCCAACTGAAGAAGAATTTGAAGTCCTCAAAAATGCTCCACG ACTGGAAACAGGTGTTGCTGCAAGGGTGAAGCCATTTGGAATTGAAGTACGTAACGTAAAATGCTTAAGATGTGGTAACTATGGTCACCAAAGTGGAGATCGCGAATGTCCATTGAAAGATGCTATAATGCCTAATGAAGAGAGTAGATTAAAAAGAGATGATCCCTTGACTGCTATCATGGCTCAAATGGATCCTACTGAG CCGTTAAAGTGGGAGCTGAAGCAAAAACCAGGTATGAGCCCTCCTCGTGGTGGTTTCAATCCAGATGATCCTAATCAGCAAATTGTTGCTGAGGATATATTTGATGAATATGGAG GGTTTCTCGGTGGTGATATACCTCAGTTGCTGACCAACTTTTCCCCAAAGAAATCTAGGAAGAAGTCAAAAAGGCACAAACACAAGAGGGATTCATCACCAAGTAGAGAATTTAGGGCTCCTCGAGAAAGTGGGTTATCATCACCCTCCAGTGATCAAGAGAGGAGATCAAAGAAGTCTAAGATGAAGAAGAAGCTGAACCATTCTGAGTCAAGTCCATTTGATGATCTGAACTTTGATGGGGATTCCAAGAAGAGCAGACACATATATTATAACTCATCTGAAAATTCTGATGGGGATAGGCAGAATTGGAGTAAAAGGAGCAGGTATAAACATTATTATTCTTCTGAAGAGTATGGTGGGGACAGGCATCAGAAGAGTAAAAAGAGCAGACATAAACATTCTTATTCATCTGAAGATCCTGGAAGCGACAGGCATCGGAGTAAAAAGAACAGGCAAAAGCATTCCAATTTGTCTGAAGAATCTGATGCTGATGGGCATCACAGAAGTaaaaactcaaggatgaagcagCGATCTTCATTTGAACATTCCCCAGTTGATAGGCATCACAAAAGggaaaagaagcagaagcaatCTTATCAACATTCATATGATTATTCAGATTCTGACAAGCATCGGAAAAGTAAACACCGTCCTCACCATCATCGTTGA